A window of the Gossypium hirsutum isolate 1008001.06 chromosome A03, Gossypium_hirsutum_v2.1, whole genome shotgun sequence genome harbors these coding sequences:
- the LOC107888111 gene encoding calcium uniporter protein 5, mitochondrial — MWRRLGRCDALKQSISVAVGRRPLPSPQSPQMMEGMIVRTSPAFRGGLENLTFAEAKKLMRLVNVESLKTKLEMEGKEVIGYSELLEACKSMDVARSLNEAIALARVLDEAGVVLVFRDKVYLHPGKVVDLVRKAMPLALASEDDPIKDELKRLLEQKEEIDVQAHKEVHRILWTGLGLTVGQVGLFFRLTFWEFSWDVMEPITYFTTSIIIVICYAYFLFTSRDPTYQDLMKRLFLSRQRKLFLNHNFDVGKLKALQNKCRTPLDASTSI, encoded by the exons ATGTGGAGGAGGTTGGGGCGGTGCGATGCTTTGAAGCAGAGCATATCTGTAGCAGTTGGAAGGAGACCTCTGCCTTCCCCTCAGAGTCCGCAGATGATGGAGGGAATGATAGTGAGAACCAGTCCAGCATTCCGCG GGGGACTAGAGAACCTAACATTCGCGGAGGCTAAGAAGCTGATGAGGCTGGTTAACGTGGAATCACTCAAGACAAAACTAGAAATGGAAGGCAAAGAGGTGATAGGCTACTCGGAGCTACTTGAAGCCTGCAAGAGCATGGACGTTGCTAGATCTCTGAATGAGGCCATTGCTTTGGCACGGGTTTTAGATGAGGCAGGTGTTGTACTTGTATTCCGTGACAAGGTTTATCTTCATCCTGGGAAG GTGGTGGATCTGGTTAGAAAAGCAATGCCTCTTGCATTGGCTTCCGAAGATGATCCTATCAAGGATGAGCTAAAGAGGCTGCTGgaacaaaaagaagaaattgatgTGCAGGCTCATAAGGAAGTTCATCGTATACTCTGGACCGGTCTGGGATTAACTGTAGGACAAGTTGGACTATTCTTCCGGCTAACATTTTGGGAATTCTCGTGGGATGTTATGGAACCGATTACATATTTTACCACCAGCATTATTATAGTTATATGCTATGCTTACTTCCTGTTCACTTCAAGAGATCCCACGTACCAAGATTTGATGAAGAGGCTTTTTCTTTCCAGGCAGAGAAAATTGTTCTTGAACCATAATTTTGATGTTGGCAAATTAAAGGCGTTACAAAATAAGTGCAGAACTCCTCTGGATGCCTCTACATCTATCTGA